One Prodigiosinella aquatilis DNA window includes the following coding sequences:
- a CDS encoding right-handed parallel beta-helix repeat-containing protein translates to MKYAVSGLITVALNSFLLMGSTPSFAAPQAAPLVWHSIAFGQSTDVNFSSNVLPEKIGVNDVTINGKKLTSTDKADLSAPITIESRGGKIANTHDGLTFFYTELPANVNFTLQSDVTVDQFGPETKARPAAQEGAGILVRDILGVPRQNPLKVGYEEFPAASNMVMNAIMTQDKKAKNAKTEVKIQAISRNGVIQPWGNIGAKISKSSYQEKINLEQTPTFRLKLERTDDGFITSYAPKDSDQWVTKTVKGADLVTQQDKKHYYVGFFASRNAKVTINNASLTTSPAHTKLSPAFKAESFAPLLQVASSTLSVHDNYLVQARVNYNGTLAVYQNGKELGKAHAIKAGEMFSLPAKLTAPKTDFKLVYTPGDGKDKSPQEASFSVEKVTFADAKNLYVSPEGKSTNNGSKKAPLDITTAISALPAGGTLWLMPGDYAATEIPVTASGTAKAPKHLIAVEGKSVIHGLNLNASYWIVKGVEITDKSFRIEGSYNRIDRVVAHNCDDTGIQVSSTGNVGKPLWASHNLILNSESYSNQDPGKINADGFAVKMRVGEGNVIRGAFSHDNIDDGFDLFNKIEDGPNGVVVIENSIALNNTSNGFKLGGEGQPVAHQIKNSIAIGNHLDGFTDNFNPGALVVENNIALDNQRFNFIFRPSPYYGPEKQGIFKNNVSLRTSAGKYDDAVVGRVDASNYFIKDNHSINNKGKEITTAAYKSIVVPQTFTRDAKGNLQLGDFLKKK, encoded by the coding sequence ATGAAATACGCTGTTTCCGGGCTCATTACTGTAGCCCTTAATTCATTTTTATTGATGGGGAGCACGCCTTCTTTTGCTGCTCCTCAGGCAGCACCGCTGGTCTGGCACAGCATCGCTTTCGGGCAGTCCACTGATGTGAATTTCTCCTCCAACGTTTTACCTGAAAAAATCGGGGTTAATGACGTTACCATCAACGGCAAAAAACTTACTTCAACAGATAAAGCCGATTTATCCGCACCAATTACCATTGAAAGTCGGGGTGGAAAAATAGCCAACACCCATGATGGATTAACGTTTTTCTATACTGAACTACCCGCCAATGTAAATTTCACGCTGCAATCTGACGTTACGGTTGATCAGTTTGGTCCTGAGACAAAGGCCAGACCAGCCGCACAGGAAGGTGCTGGGATATTAGTACGGGATATTTTGGGTGTACCTCGGCAGAATCCACTGAAAGTGGGATATGAGGAGTTTCCGGCAGCCTCAAACATGGTGATGAATGCCATCATGACCCAGGATAAAAAGGCCAAAAATGCCAAAACTGAAGTAAAAATACAGGCTATTTCACGGAATGGTGTGATACAGCCGTGGGGTAATATTGGTGCTAAAATTAGCAAAAGTAGTTATCAGGAAAAAATTAATCTGGAACAAACGCCAACATTCCGCCTGAAACTGGAACGGACTGACGATGGCTTTATCACTTCTTATGCGCCTAAAGACAGTGATCAATGGGTAACAAAAACCGTCAAAGGTGCTGATCTGGTCACCCAACAGGATAAAAAGCATTACTATGTCGGTTTCTTCGCCTCACGTAATGCAAAAGTCACCATTAATAATGCCAGCCTGACCACCAGTCCAGCGCATACAAAATTATCACCCGCCTTTAAAGCAGAAAGTTTCGCACCATTGTTGCAAGTGGCTTCTTCAACCCTTTCCGTTCACGACAACTATCTGGTCCAGGCCAGAGTGAACTACAACGGTACACTGGCCGTATATCAGAATGGCAAGGAGCTTGGCAAAGCACACGCGATCAAAGCCGGTGAAATGTTCAGCCTGCCAGCGAAGCTGACAGCGCCGAAAACAGATTTCAAACTGGTTTACACACCTGGTGACGGTAAAGATAAATCGCCACAGGAAGCGAGTTTCAGTGTAGAAAAAGTGACTTTTGCGGATGCCAAAAATTTGTATGTTTCTCCTGAGGGGAAATCAACCAACAATGGTAGCAAAAAAGCGCCACTGGATATCACGACAGCTATCAGTGCATTACCTGCAGGCGGTACGTTGTGGTTAATGCCTGGAGATTACGCTGCAACCGAAATTCCAGTAACCGCCAGCGGTACAGCCAAAGCGCCAAAACATCTGATTGCAGTTGAAGGTAAGAGCGTTATCCATGGACTCAATCTCAACGCTAGCTACTGGATTGTAAAAGGTGTTGAAATTACTGATAAAAGCTTCCGTATCGAAGGCAGTTACAACCGCATAGATCGTGTGGTGGCACACAATTGCGACGACACCGGAATTCAGGTTTCATCAACAGGAAATGTGGGAAAACCCTTGTGGGCCAGCCATAACCTGATTTTGAATTCAGAATCCTACAGCAACCAGGATCCAGGTAAAATCAACGCGGATGGATTTGCAGTAAAAATGCGCGTTGGTGAAGGTAATGTGATCCGTGGTGCCTTCTCTCATGACAATATTGATGATGGGTTTGACCTATTCAACAAAATTGAGGATGGTCCGAACGGGGTTGTGGTGATCGAGAATTCTATTGCACTCAACAACACCAGCAACGGTTTCAAACTGGGAGGGGAAGGTCAGCCGGTTGCACATCAGATTAAAAACAGCATTGCCATTGGCAATCATCTGGATGGCTTTACCGACAACTTTAACCCAGGTGCGCTAGTCGTTGAGAATAATATTGCACTTGATAACCAACGCTTTAACTTTATCTTCCGCCCAAGCCCGTACTATGGCCCGGAAAAACAGGGAATATTTAAAAATAATGTATCCCTGCGCACGTCAGCGGGTAAATATGATGACGCTGTCGTGGGTCGTGTAGATGCCAGTAACTACTTCATCAAAGACAACCATTCGATCAACAATAAAGGGAAAGAAATCACTACTGCCGCCTATAAATCCATTGTCGTACCACAAACATTCACGCGTGATGC